The Rosa rugosa chromosome 3, drRosRugo1.1, whole genome shotgun sequence sequence gtcTCGATTGGCTTAACTTCGGGTTTTAGTTCAAATGCgagattcgaactttaatcgcttTGTATTTCGTCTACTAATTAAGTTGAGACTATAttttccttaggtgcttgatAGAGTGTGTTCTATACATTATCTCGTGTTGTGTGAAGATGCAATGGGATactgaggtgagtaaatctcacgaggtACATTTATGAACGGAATTTCTTGATTGTCGGATTTATTTATTGAAGtcgtgaactatagttggtattaatggcaATCCTAGATAAGTGAATAGATGACCACatgtgtatgtatgtgtgtgtgtgtgtgtgtttgaatttaagtgaaatatatatatatatatatcgatggATTTATTGTGTGATGGAAAACAATATTAGTGACTgtgttcattttattgttttgtgactTGATTTTTCAGAAGGGCAATATATTGTGAAAATGTGGTTTATATTGTTTCTAAAAGTGCTTTGAGTTGTGTAAAAACATTTTTGAGTCTTGTGTGATCTATTTAAATGTTTTGGCTTGTGGAGGCCGAGGGCTGCAGGTTGTGACCGATTGAAATTTGTGCAACATTTTCTTAGGTCTTGCATGATCtatttaaatgttttggtttgTGGAGGTCGAGGGTCACTATGGTGATCAAGAGTGTGAAATCCTttattgagatttgtgtaacattttctTAGGTCTTGCGTGATCtatttaaatgttttggtctgTGGAGATCGGGGATCATAGTTGTGACCGATGGCAAGTTTATCGGGAACCATGCTTTTGGCCAAGTTtatggttacgatcagttagagctctagtctgtctgtcaatGTATCTCGTGGGGGTAATTACATGTTTTAAAAGAGTGTCTCGAGTGTATTGTTTCTATTAAGTCCTTGAAGGACGTGGTTTCATATTTATATTGTTAagttaacaaaaatataattttgtcaCTGCGGTGACGTGACTTGTCCTTTTTGAAAAAGAACCAAAGTGTGAATTACTTTACTTGTGATGTTTGATTGATGTTAATTGAATTTACTCATACAAACTTAAAAAAGCTTACCAGATTTGTTGTTGTTGCAACTCGGTACATTATTCGATGGTGTAGGGTTAGCATTGCAGGTCAGGGCAATCACGGTCGAGGCAGAGGTGTTGTTTTCTGTGGCAGTGTTAGATTGTGGAACCTATTTTTGCATACTTACTTGTGTATATAGCATGCTCCTTGTGAGCGTTTACATTATTACTTTGatgttttaaattaatttgtaaactctcgttaagtgtaatatgtgactctaaggGACGAGTCGATACTTACATTTGTCGGCTCGAAGTTGTTATTGCTTagattaaattgaaaaaaaaaaatctaagtaTTTTTGGGGGATTTTGTCGAGCATCGCATTTcggattttattttctttatttaaaatTTGGGGGGTGACACCAGTGTAGGCCGAGCAAGGCTATTCTCTGGGCACCCTCATCGGGGCGTAGAGAAAGGTTGAGGAAGTTGAACTGTTGAAGACTCTGTTCTTTGATTTGAATTCAGTTGTTTTGTCGGCTAGTGTAGAGCACAGCAATGATGTTTGTCGGGGAGTGAGCTTGCTTGGTTGTTTGGTGGCTGGGCTAAGATTGTTTATTGCTAGGTGTTGATTCGATTTGGCATTGGCAGGGAGCAAGGTGTTAATCGGCTTCAAGGTCAAATGAGGCATATCGGCATTCGGCGTGGTGGTCTGGTTTGACCTAGCTTTTAGAAGTTAGTAGTCGCTGAGGGTTTAGCGGTCATGTTGTGGCAAGGACGTCCGCCGAAAACCTTGCCGGCAGTGGAGAAATTTTGGCAGGAGGGAAACTGGGCTTCTGCTAGGTTGACTTGTATTTGGGCTTGGGGGCCCAAGAGTTTGACATATTTGGGCAGTTTGGACCTTGAAAGCCCCAAAAAGCCTATATGTTTGACTCCTGACACCGTTCCCACAGCTGAATGGAATTCATTTCAGGAAGTTTGCGAGGAAAATGCAGACTTGCAATCATGGGTGATGGGACACAGACCTCAAAATCCATGCAGAAGAGAAGGGTGAAGGAGGTCTCTCGATTGATTCTTGGAAACCATTCACACTCTATGCATGGTATTCAAACAAGAAGATTGTGCAAGCAATCTTGGAATTCAAGGAAGATATAACTAAAGGGAAGGGGAATATTAAGAAGAAGACAAATGAAGAAAGAGTGAACATCCTGGCTGACGAGTATTAAGAATAGCTCAAACATGCTGGATTTTCTTTCTGAAATGGAAAACTTCCTCATGCTTGCTCGTAATAGCCATTCATATATTGCAACAGTGATTCAAAAGTACTTTGAGATCCACAATGGCATGAGTGGAGCTGAGTTCTACGGGATGATTACGGATAAATTAAAAAAGCTCAAGGACTCTGATAATACCTTTGACCATTCTGCTGAAAACTTGCTCAAAAAGGCAGTGAGTTTGAAGAGCCAGCATGAAGAAATGATTCATAATTTGCAAGTCGAAATCAATAAACTTAGTAAGAAGGAGAAACGCGCGAAGTCATGGAAGAACGTCGCGTTTATGATATTTGTAGGCGCTGTGGTTGGTTTGGCTATTGCGGAATTGTGACTGCAGTTATAGGTGCTCCACCTGTTGCAGAAGCAATTGCTGCTGGCATTGTCCCGATAGCAATGGCTGGACACTGGACTATCTCTTGGTTTGAAGAGTCCAACGGGAAGTAAATGAGGCGAGGCGTAAGGAAACTAGAGTTGCCATTAAAGAATTGGGTAACATTAAGTCTTCGATTGATGGTGTTATTAAACAGATTAATTCAGTCATGTACAATCCAAGCTCTGAAATGGATCGGGAACAATTAGATTTCAGAATGAAGGAAATCAAGAGCAAGCTGGGAGCGTTTCTGAATAAGGTTGAGGATTTGGAGAAGGAcgtagaaaagaccaaaaaggAGATAAGGAAGGCACGGG is a genomic window containing:
- the LOC133737289 gene encoding UPF0496 protein At4g34330-like, with the protein product MLDFLSEMENFLMLARNSHSYIATVIQKYFEIHNGMSGAEFYGMITDKLKKLKDSDNTFDHSAENLLKKAVSLKSQHEEMIHNLQVEINKLSKKEKRAKSWKNVAFMIFVGAVVGLAIAELVQREVNEARRKETRVAIKELGNIKSSIDGVIKQINSVMYNPSSEMDREQLDFRMKEIKSKLGAFLNKVEDLEKDVEKTKKEIRKARDDVHIMDLHAPRSRSLEGLARSDI